From Anaerohalosphaera lusitana, one genomic window encodes:
- a CDS encoding PQQ-binding-like beta-propeller repeat protein, which translates to MKFVIPLLTVLLCISAAQTAEIHVPADHPTIQTAVDAATDGDTVIVTPGVYKENINFKGKAIEVRSQQPANWDIVKSTVIDGSEGNSSCVVFETAEGAESILSGFTLTGGAGTNVEVFRNDTCGGGVLCLNASPTIERCNITKNGPADRGGGVALVGACEAELRSCFITNNVVSTRGPGIFVKSSTPETSVNRILNCTIADNFFEYERCSYNLYQARIVNSNSIISGSIIYGGNDIENGEMRSVWINSISQITYSCFDSLFTHETGTHDPYELPHDSTNIEAVPHFVKRSLKPFSSEVGDYHITNLSPCMNAGNPEYTAESRLDIDGQQRVTFGVVDIGADEVIPFISVDNPQVASVWAAGSTRKVRWQAFEYDGPVDIMYSIDGGQSWMTIASAQENTGEYQWTLPDVILSNQCVVGVFAAGEDPVGIEYKYGGPFTAQPISPDPATDSAWPSLGGGSDRSGSSLAVGPEVGCVKWKLETEGAFQRSVAVGSDGNVHAACGWEDEYETNDWEEQVLIREQGGKVYTVDPEGTVLWAFETESPVTSSPSVGPDGTVYFGDRDGTLYAVDKNGMVRWTQNVDGPMIASPAVAADGRVFAACTDGTVRAFEWNGSDLWKFELPMLGQISDEILASPAIDDERLYFSSVYNPYVYALNLDTGEIEWTTEIPEAEGFFVSPVVTPDGNVLINALDDKTLYALACDTGEVAWSVDLYDLAESSNLVTPVAHWPFEDGTTDVIEGYTSYLEGDLVNTKPAVGEGCISLREHDELNINSYPGVIGSQARTVSVWVKAGRGDIFDYGRREQGKRWRLFFEGDELALGIGGAAIYVDSNLSSRSWHRVTTVLADTENPTVRDISIYIDGVKREPRFSNPDTLVNTADYRIYVGNNLPGQIDDLRFYDFAMDQDLIRKTYLAQKASGRMYSEPAVAADGTVYLSMDSPTLCALNADGSLKWSSHLGQVGGYSLAVGNDGLVYAAGDDGSVYVVSPDGEELARFDGQGRLSYPAVGEGMLYAGDEAGAVWAIGADGCSEAMQLHRPVNIAADGAVNLSDLAVLASDWLNTFCLDSYHSDCTCGGIEVEYFQGDVNRDLSVDNADLMELIENWLATE; encoded by the coding sequence ATGAAGTTTGTGATACCACTTCTAACGGTCCTCTTGTGCATATCCGCCGCCCAAACCGCAGAAATCCACGTCCCAGCCGACCACCCAACCATCCAAACAGCCGTAGACGCCGCAACAGACGGCGATACAGTAATCGTTACGCCAGGCGTATATAAGGAAAACATAAACTTCAAAGGCAAAGCGATAGAGGTGAGAAGTCAGCAGCCCGCCAACTGGGATATCGTCAAATCAACCGTAATAGACGGAAGTGAGGGCAACAGCAGTTGTGTGGTTTTTGAAACTGCCGAGGGGGCTGAAAGTATCCTATCTGGTTTCACATTGACTGGCGGGGCTGGTACGAATGTGGAGGTTTTCAGAAACGATACGTGTGGCGGTGGTGTTCTGTGTCTCAATGCTTCCCCAACGATCGAGCGATGCAATATTACGAAAAATGGCCCAGCCGACCGCGGCGGTGGAGTTGCATTGGTCGGTGCGTGTGAGGCTGAACTTAGGTCCTGTTTTATAACCAACAATGTTGTCAGTACCAGAGGCCCCGGAATTTTTGTCAAGTCAAGCACACCAGAGACTTCCGTTAACAGAATTCTGAATTGTACAATAGCAGACAATTTTTTTGAGTACGAGCGGTGTTCTTATAACTTATATCAGGCAAGGATAGTCAATAGCAACTCTATTATATCTGGCAGTATCATATACGGTGGCAATGATATTGAGAACGGCGAAATGCGAAGTGTATGGATAAATTCTATTTCACAAATTACATATTCGTGTTTCGATTCGCTCTTCACTCATGAAACGGGAACTCATGACCCTTATGAATTGCCGCATGATTCTACAAATATTGAAGCTGTCCCGCATTTTGTAAAACGTTCTCTCAAACCTTTTTCTTCGGAGGTTGGTGATTATCATATTACGAACCTTTCGCCGTGCATGAATGCAGGCAATCCCGAATATACAGCCGAAAGCAGATTGGATATCGATGGTCAGCAGCGAGTTACTTTTGGGGTCGTTGATATAGGTGCTGATGAAGTAATACCATTTATTTCAGTCGATAATCCGCAAGTGGCTTCTGTATGGGCCGCGGGCAGTACGCGCAAGGTGAGATGGCAAGCGTTCGAATATGATGGTCCGGTCGACATCATGTACAGTATCGACGGTGGGCAGAGCTGGATGACCATTGCTTCTGCGCAGGAGAATACCGGCGAATATCAATGGACGTTGCCTGATGTCATTCTGTCCAATCAGTGCGTGGTCGGCGTGTTTGCAGCGGGTGAGGATCCTGTCGGAATCGAGTACAAATACGGCGGGCCTTTTACCGCTCAGCCGATCAGCCCTGATCCCGCGACGGATTCGGCCTGGCCGTCGCTTGGAGGCGGCAGCGACCGTTCGGGCAGCAGTTTAGCTGTCGGGCCTGAGGTCGGTTGCGTCAAGTGGAAGCTGGAAACGGAAGGTGCCTTTCAGCGCAGCGTCGCGGTTGGCTCGGACGGAAATGTCCACGCGGCCTGCGGCTGGGAAGATGAATACGAAACGAATGACTGGGAAGAGCAAGTACTGATACGCGAACAGGGCGGCAAGGTTTACACTGTCGACCCCGAGGGCACTGTGCTGTGGGCGTTCGAAACAGAAAGTCCCGTTACGAGTTCACCGTCGGTCGGGCCGGACGGAACGGTCTATTTCGGCGACCGTGACGGTACGCTTTATGCGGTCGACAAAAACGGCATGGTCCGCTGGACACAGAACGTGGACGGACCGATGATCGCAAGTCCGGCTGTAGCTGCTGACGGCAGGGTATTCGCGGCCTGCACCGACGGAACTGTTCGTGCGTTCGAATGGAACGGCAGCGATCTGTGGAAATTCGAGCTGCCCATGCTCGGCCAGATCAGCGACGAAATACTTGCCTCGCCCGCGATAGATGACGAGCGACTATACTTCTCGAGCGTATATAATCCTTATGTCTACGCCCTGAACCTCGACACCGGCGAGATCGAATGGACGACAGAAATACCCGAGGCAGAGGGCTTCTTCGTTTCGCCGGTCGTCACTCCCGACGGCAACGTCCTGATAAACGCCCTGGATGACAAAACACTTTACGCACTTGCATGCGATACGGGCGAAGTAGCATGGTCGGTCGATCTGTATGATTTAGCTGAGTCCTCAAACTTAGTGACACCTGTAGCTCATTGGCCTTTCGAAGACGGCACAACGGACGTTATAGAAGGTTACACAAGTTATCTCGAGGGTGATCTTGTCAATACCAAACCTGCTGTTGGTGAGGGTTGTATATCACTGAGGGAGCATGATGAGCTTAACATTAACAGCTATCCCGGTGTGATTGGTTCACAGGCTCGTACAGTTTCTGTTTGGGTAAAAGCAGGGCGGGGTGATATCTTCGATTATGGCCGCAGGGAACAAGGAAAACGGTGGAGGCTGTTCTTTGAGGGCGACGAACTCGCTCTTGGCATAGGCGGCGCCGCGATCTATGTGGATTCTAATCTGTCATCACGAAGCTGGCACCGAGTTACGACTGTTCTTGCCGATACCGAAAATCCCACCGTTCGCGACATAAGTATATACATTGACGGAGTGAAACGCGAACCCAGATTCAGCAACCCTGACACTTTAGTGAACACCGCTGATTATAGAATTTATGTTGGCAATAATCTGCCAGGGCAAATTGACGATCTCCGCTTTTATGATTTTGCGATGGATCAGGACCTGATCAGGAAAACCTACCTGGCACAAAAAGCAAGCGGTCGGATGTACTCTGAGCCTGCTGTTGCCGCTGATGGTACTGTATATTTGTCAATGGACTCGCCGACATTGTGTGCTCTCAATGCAGATGGAAGTCTAAAATGGAGCTCGCATTTGGGTCAGGTCGGCGGCTACAGTCTTGCTGTCGGCAATGACGGCTTGGTCTATGCAGCGGGTGATGACGGTAGCGTGTATGTTGTCAGTCCTGATGGTGAAGAACTCGCCCGCTTCGATGGGCAGGGCAGGCTCAGCTATCCGGCGGTCGGTGAAGGCATGCTTTATGCCGGCGATGAGGCCGGTGCGGTATGGGCGATAGGTGCTGACGGCTGTTCCGAAGCAATGCAGCTCCATCGCCCGGTGAATATCGCTGCTGACGGTGCGGTGAATCTTTCCGACCTGGCGGTTCTGGCATCGGACTGGCTCAACACATTCTGTCTGGACAGCTACCATTCCGACTGTACCTGCGGCGGGATCGAAGTTGAGTACTTCCAGGGCGACGTCAACCGCGATCTGTCCGTTGACAATGCCGACCTGATGGAACTGATCGAAAACTGGCTAGCGACCGAATAG
- the lepA gene encoding translation elongation factor 4 — translation MGTEHIRNFSIVAHIDHGKSTLADRMLELTGSITDRDRQEQMLDSMDLERERGITIKASAVTMKYELDGKEYMLNLIDTPGHVDFHYEVSRALAACEGALLVVDASQGVEAQTVANTYLAVETGAEIIGVINKIDLPAAQPQVVIEEVEHAIGLSKGECFPISAKSGEGVGELLRAVIQLLPPPEDHSDEPSSALIFDANFNDYRGVICYVKVVGGKLRTRQKIRLMGTGRTYVISEIGKFAPQMTAVDELGSGEVGYVIANIKELADVTIGDTITDDANPAEKPLPGYQPPAQMVFSDFYPGNNTDYPKLRGAFEKLATNDSSFTFTPQSSPALGFGFRCGFLGLLHMEIVQERLEREYDIDVVQTAPTVSYEVITKDGETIRIDSPSMLPDPSHIEALKEPYVRLEIITSSDTIGGIMTLAEGKRCQLIKTDYLSKTRVLLEYKAPLAEIVYDFYDLLKGISHGYATMDYELIGFEKSNLAKVDILVNKKAVDALSVILHRSNAEVRGRKLLQKLRKAIPKHQFEIPLQAAIGGKIIARETIKAYRKDVTSKLYGGDVSRKMKVLKKQKEGKKRMKSIGSVQIPQEAFMSILDTSD, via the coding sequence ATGGGTACAGAACATATACGTAATTTTTCGATAGTTGCACACATCGACCACGGCAAGAGTACGCTCGCGGACCGCATGCTCGAGCTTACCGGCTCGATCACGGACCGCGACAGGCAGGAACAGATGCTCGACAGCATGGACCTGGAACGTGAGCGCGGCATAACGATCAAGGCGTCGGCGGTGACGATGAAATACGAGCTGGACGGCAAGGAGTACATGCTGAACCTGATCGACACGCCGGGCCACGTGGATTTTCATTACGAGGTTTCGCGTGCACTGGCTGCCTGCGAAGGTGCCCTGCTCGTCGTGGACGCCAGCCAGGGTGTCGAGGCGCAAACCGTTGCCAACACTTATCTTGCGGTCGAAACCGGGGCAGAGATAATCGGCGTGATCAACAAGATCGACCTGCCCGCGGCCCAGCCGCAGGTGGTGATCGAAGAGGTCGAACACGCCATTGGTCTGAGCAAGGGTGAATGCTTTCCGATCAGTGCCAAGTCCGGTGAAGGAGTGGGTGAGCTGCTGCGAGCGGTCATTCAGCTTCTGCCGCCGCCCGAGGATCACAGCGACGAACCCAGCTCGGCACTGATATTCGATGCGAATTTCAACGATTATCGCGGCGTGATCTGCTACGTCAAAGTCGTGGGCGGCAAGCTCAGGACCCGCCAGAAGATACGCCTGATGGGAACTGGTCGCACCTACGTGATCAGCGAGATAGGCAAGTTCGCTCCGCAGATGACCGCGGTCGACGAGCTCGGCTCGGGCGAGGTGGGCTACGTGATCGCCAACATCAAGGAACTGGCGGACGTGACCATCGGCGATACGATAACCGACGACGCGAACCCGGCCGAAAAACCGCTGCCCGGCTATCAGCCGCCTGCGCAGATGGTTTTCTCGGACTTCTACCCGGGTAACAATACCGATTATCCGAAACTGCGCGGGGCGTTCGAGAAACTGGCGACCAACGATTCCAGCTTCACCTTTACGCCGCAAAGTTCGCCCGCACTGGGGTTTGGCTTTAGATGCGGTTTTCTCGGTCTGCTGCACATGGAGATCGTGCAGGAACGGCTCGAACGCGAATACGATATCGACGTGGTGCAGACCGCGCCAACGGTGAGTTACGAAGTCATTACTAAGGACGGTGAGACGATCAGGATCGATTCACCGAGCATGCTGCCCGACCCGAGCCATATCGAGGCGCTCAAGGAGCCTTACGTGCGGCTGGAGATCATCACGTCAAGCGATACTATCGGCGGGATCATGACGCTGGCGGAGGGCAAACGCTGTCAGCTTATCAAGACGGATTATCTGAGCAAGACGCGGGTGCTGCTGGAGTATAAGGCGCCGCTGGCGGAGATCGTTTACGATTTCTACGACCTGCTCAAGGGTATCAGTCACGGCTATGCGACGATGGATTATGAGCTGATCGGCTTCGAAAAGAGCAATCTCGCAAAGGTCGACATACTGGTCAACAAGAAGGCCGTCGACGCTCTATCGGTCATCCTGCACCGAAGCAATGCGGAAGTACGCGGCCGAAAGCTGCTGCAGAAGTTGCGCAAGGCGATACCAAAGCATCAGTTCGAGATACCGCTGCAGGCCGCGATCGGCGGAAAGATAATCGCCCGCGAAACGATAAAGGCCTACCGTAAGGACGTGACAAGCAAGCTGTACGGCGGTGACGTATCGCGAAAGATGAAGGTGCTCAAGAAGCAGAAGGAAGGTAAGAAACGCATGAAGAGCATCGGCTCGGTGCAGATACCGCAGGAAGCCTTCATGAGCATACTGGACACGAGCGATTAG
- a CDS encoding sulfatase, with the protein MLNRRSFLKLAGVSLASAAVPSLAKAAEAGKPGSSPNIVLIYMDDMGYADPVCYGGKGYSTPNIDRLAKQGMLFTDFHVPQPVCSASRASLLTGCYSNRVSIEGALFPDSKKGLNPEEETIAEILKKRNYKTGMAGKWHLGHHREFLPLQHGFDEYLGLPYSNDMWPVDFNGNPAKSGWKKDCPPLPLIEDNEQVDTIDTLEDQDTLTTRYTERAVKFINENKRRPFFFYLAHTMTHVPLGVSEKFKGKSEQGMYGDVMMEIDWSVGQVMKALENNGLEEDTLVIFTSDNGPWLNFGNHAGSAEPLREGKQTTWEGGCRVSCIMRWPGQIPADSECDKLASTLDILPTIAEITGAPLPEKKIDGVSILSLLKGDENANPRKHLCYFYQRRLCAVREGNWKLVFPHTYQSYEGVEPGMDGHWGPRVKRKAELALYDLKNDIEETEDVKDEHPEVVKHLQKFATKARAELGDRLKNVEGSEVRPPGLHKQSK; encoded by the coding sequence ATGTTAAACCGCAGAAGTTTTCTCAAGCTCGCTGGAGTATCTCTGGCATCCGCCGCAGTACCGTCTTTGGCAAAGGCGGCTGAGGCGGGCAAGCCCGGGAGTTCGCCGAACATAGTTCTAATATACATGGACGACATGGGATATGCCGACCCGGTCTGCTATGGTGGTAAGGGATACAGCACTCCCAACATCGACCGCCTTGCCAAACAGGGAATGCTGTTCACCGATTTTCACGTCCCCCAACCGGTGTGTTCCGCCAGCCGTGCGTCCCTGCTCACCGGCTGCTACTCAAACAGGGTGTCCATAGAAGGCGCATTGTTCCCTGATTCAAAAAAGGGCCTCAACCCCGAAGAGGAAACAATCGCCGAGATACTCAAGAAACGCAACTACAAAACAGGAATGGCTGGCAAGTGGCACCTTGGACATCACCGCGAGTTCCTGCCGCTGCAGCATGGTTTCGACGAGTACCTTGGACTGCCGTATTCGAACGATATGTGGCCGGTTGACTTTAACGGAAATCCGGCGAAATCCGGCTGGAAGAAAGATTGTCCGCCGCTCCCACTGATCGAAGATAATGAACAGGTCGATACAATAGACACGCTCGAGGATCAGGATACGTTGACCACGCGATATACTGAGAGGGCCGTGAAATTTATCAACGAGAACAAACGCCGGCCTTTCTTCTTCTATCTTGCACATACGATGACACATGTTCCGCTTGGCGTTTCTGAAAAGTTCAAGGGCAAAAGCGAACAGGGCATGTACGGCGATGTGATGATGGAGATCGATTGGTCCGTAGGCCAGGTCATGAAGGCTCTCGAGAACAACGGCCTGGAAGAAGACACGCTCGTGATCTTCACGAGTGACAACGGTCCCTGGCTCAACTTCGGCAACCATGCCGGCTCCGCGGAACCGTTGAGAGAGGGCAAACAGACCACTTGGGAAGGCGGATGTCGCGTTTCCTGCATTATGCGCTGGCCCGGCCAAATACCGGCCGACAGCGAATGCGACAAACTTGCATCCACGCTGGATATACTTCCGACAATCGCGGAAATTACCGGCGCACCACTTCCGGAAAAGAAGATTGATGGCGTTAGCATTTTGTCGTTACTGAAAGGCGACGAAAATGCCAATCCCCGCAAACATCTCTGCTACTTCTACCAGCGGCGTCTTTGCGCCGTAAGAGAGGGTAACTGGAAACTTGTCTTTCCGCATACATACCAATCCTACGAAGGGGTAGAGCCAGGCATGGATGGTCATTGGGGACCTCGCGTTAAGCGCAAGGCAGAGCTGGCACTTTACGATCTGAAGAATGACATCGAAGAAACTGAGGATGTCAAGGACGAACACCCCGAAGTAGTTAAACATTTGCAAAAGTTTGCCACCAAAGCACGTGCCGAGCTTGGCGACCGACTTAAAAATGTCGAAGGTTCAGAGGTTCGTCCCCCCGGACTGCACAAGCAGAGCAAATAA
- a CDS encoding aminopeptidase, whose protein sequence is MDINAKYADLLVNYSLKVKKGDKFLIRASYLAEDLVKEIYRAALQAGAHPELQISLDGTDRILYENASDEQLEYVSPTNKIVFESYDALLNILSPFNMKTLQSIDAEKKQKVSLARSDLMKTFFKRAAAGEFNWSLCVHPTNAAAQESGMSLDEYAEFVYSACYLNEDDPVAKWKQVNEQQQVICDRLNKATKIKYAGPDIDISFVTEGRTWINSSGNKNMPDGEVFTAPVEDSVNGKIRFSYPGFYMGQEIEDIRLEVKDGEVVDWSAAKGKDLLDKIFEIPGSRRFGEVAIGTNHGIKKFTKNMLFDEKIGGTVHMAIGATIPESGGKNESAIHWDMLADMTNGGHIYADDELVYENGHFKI, encoded by the coding sequence ATGGATATCAACGCGAAATATGCAGACTTACTGGTCAATTATTCCCTTAAGGTTAAAAAAGGCGACAAGTTTCTCATCCGGGCCTCGTACCTGGCAGAGGACCTTGTCAAAGAGATATATCGGGCCGCACTTCAGGCCGGTGCACATCCGGAATTGCAGATAAGTCTGGACGGAACTGACCGGATTCTCTACGAAAACGCTTCCGATGAGCAGTTGGAATATGTTTCACCGACCAATAAGATCGTATTTGAGTCTTACGATGCGCTGCTCAACATACTCTCGCCGTTCAACATGAAGACGCTGCAGAGTATCGACGCAGAAAAGAAGCAGAAAGTCAGTCTGGCTCGCAGTGATCTGATGAAGACCTTCTTCAAAAGGGCGGCAGCAGGCGAGTTCAACTGGTCGCTCTGTGTGCATCCCACCAACGCCGCCGCGCAGGAATCGGGCATGAGCTTGGACGAGTATGCGGAGTTCGTCTACTCTGCATGCTATCTCAACGAGGACGATCCGGTTGCAAAATGGAAGCAGGTCAACGAACAGCAGCAGGTCATATGCGATCGTCTCAACAAGGCCACAAAGATCAAATATGCCGGCCCGGACATCGACATATCCTTCGTCACCGAGGGCAGGACATGGATCAACTCCTCCGGCAACAAGAACATGCCCGACGGTGAAGTCTTCACCGCACCCGTTGAGGATTCGGTCAACGGCAAGATACGTTTTTCGTATCCCGGCTTCTACATGGGTCAGGAGATCGAGGACATCAGGCTCGAAGTCAAGGACGGCGAGGTCGTCGACTGGTCCGCAGCCAAGGGCAAGGATCTGCTGGACAAAATTTTCGAGATACCCGGCTCACGCAGGTTCGGTGAGGTCGCCATCGGCACCAATCACGGCATAAAGAAATTCACCAAGAACATGCTTTTCGACGAGAAGATCGGCGGAACAGTGCACATGGCGATAGGCGCGACCATCCCCGAGTCCGGCGGCAAGAACGAATCCGCGATCCACTGGGACATGCTCGCCGACATGACCAACGGCGGACATATCTACGCCGACGACGAACTGGTCTACGAGAACGGCCATTTCAAAATTTAA
- a CDS encoding MATE family efflux transporter → MRLNGFTKKSPYQAKALDLSDEKLGRTILSLALPAVMENLMFTLVFMADTMIVGWLRDPNALAATLLGSRIMFFTRAPFYGISIAATSLVSRHWGASDFATARRHAAHAMVVAFVLAGLATAILFPIASLAMDALGADSDVLPLAATYARIVILSIFLGQPMIVANGIIRAAGDTKTPMANTMIMNFTNVGLSLALAFGIGPFPALGLVGVAYGTLISRSLGGLLSIIAVLNPMGAVNMPFSWMFRPRLGYYKSLLSLAWPAIAERSSYSVADLFFTRIVAGIGTTALAAHQIAVHIESLAFMPCVGISYASATIVGQAIGAQRHSFAERAVKRIILWAGLAMVGLGVIFVLFGPLCVSVFGATPEILEQAGLALQISALELPFLAAALILGVSLRSAGDTTSPLYITIISLILFRVGGAYLLGIHFEMGIAGIWLATAMDWIGRTSGMWYFFSAGKWKWIHQRQQMKQAAMKV, encoded by the coding sequence ATGCGACTCAACGGCTTTACAAAAAAATCGCCATATCAGGCAAAGGCTCTCGACCTAAGCGACGAAAAGCTAGGTCGGACGATCCTCTCTCTGGCCTTGCCCGCGGTCATGGAAAACCTGATGTTTACGCTGGTCTTCATGGCAGACACTATGATCGTGGGCTGGCTGCGCGACCCCAACGCGCTTGCCGCTACTCTGCTGGGCAGTCGCATCATGTTCTTCACACGTGCCCCGTTCTACGGCATCTCGATCGCGGCAACCTCGCTCGTTTCACGGCACTGGGGCGCCAGCGATTTCGCCACCGCCCGCAGACATGCCGCCCACGCTATGGTTGTCGCATTCGTGCTGGCCGGTCTCGCTACCGCGATACTTTTTCCGATCGCGTCCTTAGCGATGGACGCACTCGGAGCCGACAGCGACGTACTGCCCCTCGCAGCCACGTACGCAAGGATCGTCATACTCTCGATCTTCCTCGGTCAACCCATGATAGTCGCAAACGGCATCATCCGTGCAGCCGGTGATACCAAAACGCCCATGGCCAACACCATGATCATGAACTTCACCAACGTCGGCCTTAGCCTGGCGCTCGCCTTCGGCATCGGTCCGTTTCCTGCACTCGGCCTTGTCGGTGTTGCGTACGGTACACTTATCTCGCGAAGTCTGGGCGGGCTGCTTTCGATTATCGCCGTGCTAAATCCGATGGGCGCCGTCAACATGCCGTTCAGTTGGATGTTCAGGCCCCGGCTCGGTTATTACAAAAGCCTCCTGTCGCTCGCCTGGCCCGCGATCGCCGAACGCTCGTCGTATTCGGTCGCCGACCTTTTCTTTACGCGCATTGTCGCCGGCATCGGCACTACCGCACTCGCTGCTCACCAGATCGCGGTACACATCGAATCGCTCGCATTCATGCCCTGCGTCGGCATCAGCTACGCCTCCGCGACAATCGTCGGCCAGGCCATCGGCGCCCAGCGGCACAGCTTTGCCGAACGCGCGGTCAAACGGATTATCCTCTGGGCAGGTCTGGCTATGGTAGGACTCGGCGTGATCTTTGTTCTGTTCGGCCCGCTCTGCGTTAGCGTTTTCGGTGCGACCCCGGAGATACTCGAACAGGCAGGGCTTGCACTGCAGATTTCCGCGCTCGAGCTGCCTTTCCTCGCTGCCGCTCTGATACTCGGCGTTTCGCTGCGCTCCGCAGGAGACACCACCTCACCGCTCTACATCACGATCATATCGCTGATACTCTTCCGCGTCGGCGGGGCGTATCTGCTCGGCATTCATTTCGAGATGGGGATCGCAGGTATCTGGCTCGCCACCGCGATGGACTGGATCGGCAGAACCTCCGGCATGTGGTACTTCTTCAGTGCAGGCAAATGGAAGTGGATACATCAACGCCAGCAGATGAAACAGGCTGCAATGAAAGTGTGA
- a CDS encoding sulfatase/phosphatase domain-containing protein, with translation MKPITRRNFLKVAGISAAAVSLPGCAGQFMTQKPKRKPNIVFIMTDDHASHALSCYGSKINKTPNLDRIAEEGMRFDNCFCTNSICAPSRAVILTGKYSHINGKIDNTPVPFDGSQQTFPKLLRKAGYQTAMIGKWHLRSEPTGFDYWNVLPGQGAYHNPVMIEMGERKKYDGYVTDIITDKAIDWIEQRNNDQPFCLLYQHKAPHRNWQPDEKHADMYKDRKIPLPETFNDDYATRSDAAREQEMTIEKHLRVPYDTKVKPPEELSGQELKEWKYQRYMEDYLACVASVDDNVGRFLDYLEEKGLAEDTVIVYTSDQGFYLGDHGWFDKRFMYEESLRMPFLVKYPGLIKPGSVNKDIVVNIDFAPTFVDMAEARIPNDMQGRSLMPLLAGDTPDDWRTAMYYHYYEYPAVHQVKRHYGIRTKRYKLIHFYNDIDAWELYDLKKDPNELNNIYGNPQYSDLVTKLKSRLEDLREKYGDSDELTREVINRRAKKG, from the coding sequence ATGAAACCCATTACCAGAAGGAACTTTCTCAAAGTTGCAGGTATCTCAGCAGCAGCGGTCAGTCTGCCGGGCTGTGCGGGTCAGTTCATGACTCAAAAGCCAAAGCGCAAACCCAACATCGTCTTTATAATGACTGACGATCATGCATCACATGCGTTGAGCTGTTACGGCAGCAAAATCAACAAGACGCCCAATCTCGACCGTATCGCCGAAGAGGGCATGCGGTTCGACAACTGTTTCTGCACCAACAGCATCTGCGCACCGAGCAGAGCGGTCATCCTAACCGGCAAGTACAGTCACATTAACGGCAAAATAGACAATACCCCTGTTCCGTTCGACGGTTCACAGCAGACTTTCCCAAAACTCCTCCGCAAGGCGGGCTATCAGACCGCGATGATCGGCAAGTGGCACCTGCGTTCCGAGCCCACCGGCTTCGATTACTGGAACGTACTGCCGGGCCAGGGCGCATACCACAATCCCGTGATGATCGAGATGGGCGAGCGGAAAAAGTACGACGGCTATGTTACTGACATCATCACGGACAAGGCGATCGATTGGATCGAACAGCGGAACAACGACCAGCCGTTCTGCCTTCTCTATCAGCACAAGGCCCCGCATCGCAACTGGCAGCCGGACGAAAAACATGCGGACATGTACAAGGATCGCAAGATACCGCTGCCCGAGACATTCAACGATGATTACGCAACCCGCTCCGACGCTGCTCGAGAACAGGAGATGACGATCGAAAAGCATCTTCGTGTTCCGTACGACACCAAGGTGAAACCGCCCGAGGAACTTTCGGGACAGGAACTGAAAGAGTGGAAATACCAGCGGTACATGGAGGACTATCTGGCATGCGTTGCTTCTGTCGATGACAATGTCGGACGCTTCCTGGACTACCTGGAAGAAAAGGGCCTGGCCGAAGATACTGTGATCGTTTACACCTCCGACCAGGGCTTCTATCTCGGCGATCACGGATGGTTCGATAAGCGGTTCATGTACGAAGAATCGCTAAGAATGCCGTTCCTCGTCAAGTATCCCGGCCTGATAAAACCGGGCAGCGTTAATAAGGACATCGTGGTGAACATCGACTTCGCTCCTACGTTCGTCGACATGGCCGAGGCCCGGATCCCCAACGACATGCAGGGCCGCTCGCTTATGCCCCTGCTTGCAGGTGATACGCCGGACGACTGGCGTACCGCTATGTACTATCACTATTACGAGTACCCCGCTGTGCACCAGGTGAAGAGACATTACGGTATACGCACAAAGAGGTACAAGCTCATTCATTTCTACAACGACATAGATGCCTGGGAGCTGTACGATCTCAAGAAGGACCCCAACGAGCTTAACAACATTTACGGCAATCCGCAATATTCCGACCTTGTGACAAAACTCAAGAGCAGACTCGAGGATCTGCGGGAAAAATACGGCGACAGTGATGAGCTGACCCGCGAGGTCATAAACAGGCGTGCTAAGAAAGGCTGA